One part of the Solanum dulcamara chromosome 3, daSolDulc1.2, whole genome shotgun sequence genome encodes these proteins:
- the LOC129881894 gene encoding lysine-specific demethylase JMJ26-like produces MSPVICSNYCSAFIVDFHRSCSGCSYKLCLTCCKELRKGNLQADASEVRMQNIDNRPGYLLGKACSITSAKNGTCAGMTEVRTRDQTEVAMESKWKPMENGVIPCPPKDMEGCSEGTLTLRCLFSENWISELLRKAKEIAQKCNLHIDSELHHSCSKSKGESSTSGGKLRKASARENSGDNYVFCPAAVDTQRPNSRHFQLSLSKGEPVVVTDVHDKALRLSWEPTIMWSACRQTMKAADVLNCSNWCKHVLGLYKGEICHGFPKELGRGDSVTKLHCALTDMVNVLMHTQAVIPTVQQLLAIEKLRQIHKAQDQREFAADANRMHERIKANLPNENGKSVLKGLNFSKEKQNCVNKKYRQQSVKADCKTNKDGEDSTSLFGQDKPEGFEETDGGALWDVFRRQDVPKLEEYLRKYFKEFRHIHGSPFPQVVHPILDKTFYLSTEHKRRLKAEYGIEPWTFVQKLGEAVFVPAGCPHQVRNLKSCINVALDFISAENVNECLRLTEELRKLPRNHGSRKDKLGVKKIIIHTMSRVVNQLEKTLLNSEAGIRTELCLSSSISNSINVMPGPSMAKSFSVSEDPSSRMTANREEYVAPSEDEEPRTAEVILHSPLPVLPANKAQESTSVPIQELKQLINIEDVESTFHTVQSFLKSLPEQYPSQQSGLQSSSSSSAQTLAKLIFECSIRLPLEALTHDPTNEKEMHGAIAALVENSSSLFSDEQAKQLLKLKYELPVMVKKWRDLEQSESSYQEFLTNFEEDRKKLDIWIRSEERLKAEYNKKEEQARELEALLQDIRTRQKEIMDERQEGSREAQKLMLLAQEKAGKIESTTNELATTKMQIDGLRKNWSNFQSSFP; encoded by the exons ATGTCACCTGTTATTTGCAGCAACTATTGCAGTGCTTTTATTGTTGACTTTCACCGGAGTTGTTCTGGCTGTTCCTATAAACTCTGCCTTACTTGTTGCAAAGAATTAAGGAAAGGCAACTTGCAAGCAGATGCATCCGAGGTGAGGATGCAAAATATTGACAATAGACCGGGTTATTTGCTTGGTAAAGCTTGTAGCATAACTTCAGCCAAGAATGGAACTTGCGCTGGAATGACTGAAGTTAGAACAAGGGATCAAACTGAGGTGGCAATGGAATCTAAATGGAAACCCATGGAAAATGGTGTGATTCCTTGCCCACCCAAAGATATGGAAGGCTGTAGTGAAGGAACCTTAACTTTGAGGTGTCTATTTTCTGAGAATTGGATATCAGAATTGTTACGGAAAGCTAAGGAAATAGCTCAAAAATGTAACTTGCATATTGATTCAGAACTGCACCACTCATGTTCAAAATCCAAGGGTGAAAGTAGTACTTCCGGTGGCAAGTTACGTAAGGCATCTGCTCGGGAAAATTCTGGTGATAACTACGTATTCTGTCCAGCAGCTGTGGATACTCAGCGTCCAAATTCGAGGCATTTCCAGCTCTCTTTATCTAAAGGGGAACCAGTTGTTGTAACTGACGTTCACGATAAAGCATTGCGATTGAGCTGGGAACCTACAATAATGTGGAGTGCTTGTCGACAAACCATGAAGGCTgctgatgttttaaattgctcaAATTGGTGTAAG CACGTACTCGGCCTTTATAAGGGAGAAATTTGTCATGGTTTTCCTAAGGAGCTTGGACGTGGAGACTCAGTCACCAAACTACACTGTGCTCTGACTGATATG GTCAATGTATTGATGCACACTCAAGCAGTGATCCCAACGGTTCAACAGCTCTTGGCCATAGAGAAGTTGAGACAGATTCACAAAGCGCAGGATCAGAGAGAATTTGCAGCTGATGCTAACAGGATGCATGAGAGGATTAAGGCTAACCTGCCTAATGAAAATGGAAAATCTGTTCTGAAAGGGTTGAACTTTTCTAAGGAGAAGCAGAACTGTGTTAATAAGAAGTATCGCCAGCAAAGTGTAAAAGCTGATTGTAAAACAAATAAAGACGGAGAAGATAGTACTTCTCTTTTTGGGCAGGATAAGCCTGAAGGATTTGAAGAAACAGATGGTGGTGCTCTATGGGATGTTTTTAGGAGGCAAGATGTTCCTAAATTGGAGGAATATCTCAGGAAGTACTTCAAGGAATTTAGGCACATACATGGCTCACCGTTTCCACAG GTTGTTCATCCCATTTTGGATAAGACTTTCTACTTGAGCACTGAGCATAAAAGGAGGCTAAAGGCAGAATATG GCATTGAACCATGGACTTTTGTACAAAAATTAGGTGAAGCTGTTTTTGTTCCTGCCGGATGCCCTCATCAAGTTAGAAATTTAAAG TCCTGTATCAACGTCGCTCTTGATTTCATTTCTGCTGAAAATGTGAATGAGTGCCTCCGTTTGACCGAGGAGCTCCGCAAGCTTCCCAGAAATCATGGTTCTAGGAAGGACAAGTTGGGG gtaaagaaaattattattcatACAATGAGCCGAGTAGTGAATCAACTGGAGAAGACACTATT GAACTCTGAAGCAGGCATCCGTACAGAATTATGCTTATCAAGTTCGATAAGCAATAGTATAAAT GTTATGCCAGGACCAAGTATGGCAAAATCTTTCTCTGTTTCGGAAGATCCATCCAGTCGCATGACAGCCAACAGAGAAGAATATGTTGCCCCAAGTGAGGATGAGGAACCAAGAACTGCTGAAGTTATTCTACATTCTCCACTTCCAGTTCTTCCAGCAAACAAG GCTCAAGAAAGCACATCGGTTCCTATTCAAGAGTTGAAGCAGCTCATCAATATAGAGGACGTTGAATCAACTTTCCACACGGTTCAGTCATTCTTGAAGTCTTTACCAGAGCAGTATCCCAGCCAACAATCAGGCCTCCAGAGCAGTAGTTCTTCTTCAGCCCAAACACTTGCAAAGTTGATATTTGAATGCTCCATCAGACTACCTTTGGAAGCATTGACTCATGATCCGACAAATGAAAAGGAAATGCATGGTGCAATTGctgctttggttgaaaattcCTCATCGTTGTTTAGCGATGAACAAGCCAAGCAATTGTTAAAACTCAAGTATGAGCTCCCTGTCATGGTTAAGAAATGGAGGGACTTGGAACAATCTGAATCAAGTTACCAGGAATTCTTGACCAACTTCGAAGAGGACAGGAAAAAATTGGATATTTGGATTAGATCAGAAGAAAGGTTGAAGGCGGAGTATAATAAAAAGGAGGAACAAGCTCGAGAGTTGGAAGCATTACTTCAAGATATAAGGACCAGGCAGAAAGAAATCATGGACGAACGACAAGAAGGGTCTCGAGAAGCTCAAAAACTCATGTTGTTAGCTCAAGAAAAAGCTGGAAAGATAGAAAGCACTACCAATGAATTGGCAACAACAAAAATGCAGATAGATGGCTTGAGAAAAAATTGGTCCAACTTTCAGTCTTCATTCCCCTAG
- the LOC129883233 gene encoding 3-ketoacyl-CoA thiolase 2, peroxisomal: MDKAIERQRVLLQHLRPLQTSSSLENIESSISASVCSAGDSAAYQRTSVFGDDVVIVAAYRTPLCKAKRGGFKDTYPDDLLAPVLKGVIEKTNVNPSEVGDIVVGSVLAPGSQRASECRMAAFYAGFPETVPIRTVNRQCSSGLQAVADVAAAIKAGFYDIGIGAGLESMTTNPMAWEGSVNPKVKTMVQAQDCLLPMGITSENVAHRFGVTRQEQDQAAVDSHRKAAAATASGKFKDEIIPVATKIVDPKTGDETPVTISVDDGIRPNASVSDLAKLKPVFKKSGTTTAGNSSQVTDGAGAVLLMKRSVAMQKGLPILGVFRTFAAVGVDPAIMGIGPAVAIPAAVKSAGLQLEDIDLFEINEAFASQFVYCRKKLELDPEKINVNGGAMAIGHPLGATGARCVATLLHEMKRRGKDCRFGVVSMCIGTGMGAAAVFERGDSCDELLNARKIDSHNHLLSKDAL, from the exons ATGGACAAAGCAATTGAGAGACAAAGAGTTCTTCTTCAACATCTTCGTCCTTTACAGACTTCTTCTTCCTTGGAAAACATCGAATCATCCATTTct GCATCTGTATGCTCTGCTGGAGACAGTGCTGCTTACCAGAGGACTTCTGTTTTTGGAGATGATGTCGTCATAGTTGC TGCATATAGGACTCCTCTTTGCAAAGCAAAGAGAGGAGGCTTCAAGGATACTTATCCTGATGATTTACTTGCTCCAGTTTTAAAG GGGGTGATTGAAAAGACTAATGTGAACCCTAGTGAAGTTGGGGATATTGTTGTCGGCTCAGTGTTGGCCCCAGGTTCCCAGAGGGCAAGCGAGTGCAGGATGGCTGCATTTTATGCTGGTTTTCCTG AAACTGTGCCAATTAGAACTGTAAACAGGCAATGTTCATCAGGCCTTCAAGCAGTTGCTGATGTAGCTGCAGCTATCAAAGCTGGATTTTATGACATTG GTATTGGTGCTGGATTGGAGTCTATGACCACAAACCCAATGGCTTGGGAAGGATCAGTCAACCCAAAA GTTAAGACAATGGTACAAGCTCAGGACTGTCTTCTTCCTATGGGTATTACTTCTGAGAATGTTGCACATCGTTTTGGTGTGACAAGGCAGGAACAAGACCAGGCTGCG GTTGATTCGCATCGTAAGGCTGCAGCGGCCACTGCTTCTGGAAAATTCAAGGATGAAATAATTCCTGTAGCCACAAAG ATTGTTGACCCAAAAACCGGAGATGAGACACCAGTAACCATCTCTGTTGATGATGGAATACGACCAAATGCCAGTGTGTCAGACTTGGCAAAATTGAAACCAGTGTTCAAGAAGAGTGGAACTACTACTGCTG GGAATTCCAGCCAAGTTACTGATGGTGCTGGAGCTGTACTTCTTATGAAAAGAAGTGTTGCAATGCAAAAGGGACTTCCTATCCTTGGTGTATTCAG GACCTTTGCTGCCGTGGGTGTAGACCCTGCCATTATGGGAATTGGTCCAGCTGTTGCAATTCCAGCTGCTGTCAAATCTGCAGGCCTTCAACTTGAAGATATTGATCTCTTCGAGATAAATGAG GCATTTGCATCACAATTTGTGTATTGCcggaagaagcttgaacttgaCCCAGAGAAGATCAATGTCAATGGAGGCGCAATGGCCATCGGGCATCCTTTGGGTGCTACAG GAGCGCGGTGTGTTGCAACGCTGTTACATGAGATGAAGCGTCGTGGAAAAGACTGCCGCTTTGGTGTAGTGTCCATGTGCATAG GCACTGGAATGGGTGCTGCTGCTGTCTTTGAAAGAGGAGATTCCTGCGATGAGCTACTCAATGCCCGTAAAATTGACAGCCACAACCACCTTCTCTCCAAAGATGCTCTTTAA
- the LOC129883232 gene encoding uncharacterized protein LOC129883232 isoform X2, with translation MDHVSSDNQLDIPDTPNRLAAKDLNGRRYANVESDLSASGNSGYGNVSAENGNQPNVNGVGRKRLFMRPPRRIPSSMKTECHANSSASSMGDTLPLRNGVPFKDSSTPNSKEKHNLHLAKSGITESKSQLDRSVIDLTKQSGSSTCVFVKAPTFGVQDIAGDEKFRLRSAGMNEHSHLHRITSTPSSSTSKGKETADLVKLGLSKSHGEKDSAIDAQVGARKEGSASLANSPRVIGQKRLVRNGCISPMNIAKAKKPAGMENHSILIHGLTDTSLAASSAGTSSDSAKEMISKDGISSVKGKGVVIHSSPSKERGPTHTSSSDSSRDVFRSFDESGGWKSTRNRSSNMNFPLPNLHRTSERDSAHFVSHPSGSRVMRRDDATSCQDSASNNQDSASIRHLYGVSAGTKGSPLGTQCRQINGHRTAQSTVKKRPKQGPASGSHCKCSTSVSDDVDIICLASPESRVNTRSTRNPSHVGTAVEPVIVADSPSSTTRYEGSRVVCGSSRNEDARASQVDADERLARELQEQLYNEVPSFGVGEIDEDVALALVQEDFLHASSGSENQLPGLNGSSVSNLRRRQPRIASNISRRASQARASTSNRMTRLRNSFPGQPRTISSARGRNSLFPPNMDVDMRMHILETLEAFSNMDVDSNLLQTQRDFNENDYEMLLALDENNHQHGGSSARQINNLPQSTVQNESLQEPCAVCLETPTMGDVIRHLPCLHKFHKDCIDPWLSRKSSCPVCKCLIS, from the exons ATGGATCATGTGAGTAGTGATAATCAATTGGATATTCCTGATACCCCTAATAGATTAGCTGCTAAGGATCTGAATGGGAGGAGGTATGCCAATGTAGAGAGTGATTTGTCTGCATCAGGGAATTCAGGATATGGGAATGTTTCTGCTGAGAATGGGAATCAACCTAATGTCAATGGTGTTGGAAGAAAAAGATTGTTTATGCGTCCTCCAAGAAGAATCCCTAGTTCCATGAAAACTGAATGCCATGCTAATTCATCAGCTTCTAGTATGGGAGATACTTTACCTTTAAGAAATGGTGTTCCATTCAAGGATTCCTCCACTCCTAATTCCAAGGAGAAACATAACTTGCATCTTGCTAAAAGTGGAATCACAGAATCAAAAAGTCAGCTAGACCGTTCTGTCATAGACCTGACAAAGCAAAGTGGGTCGTCAACTTGTGTATTTGTTAAGGCTCCTACATTTGGAGTACAGGATATTGCTGGAGATGAAAAATTTAGATTGCGATCAGCAGGGATGAATGAACACTCTCATTTGCACAGGATAACTTCCACACCATCCAGCAGTACCAGCAAAGGAAAGGAAACTGCTGATTTAGTTAAACTTGGTTTAAGTAAATCTCATGGAGAAAAGGATTCTGCTATTGATGCACAGGTTGGAGCTCGGAAGGAGGGTTCTGCATCTCTTGCTAACTCACCAAGAGTAATTGGGCAGAAAAGATTGGTCCGAAATGGATGTATATCCCCTATGAACATAGCTAAGGCCAAAAAGCCAGCTGGGATGGAGAACCACAGTATTTTAATCCATGGTCTAACTGATACCAGTCTTGCAGCATCATCCGCTGGTACTAGCTCAGATAGTGCTAAAGAAATGATATCTAAAGATGGTATCTCTTCAGTAAAGGGTAAGGGGGTGGTAATCCATTCTTCTCCTTCAAAAGAACGTGGCCCTACACATACATCTAGCAG TGATTCCAGTAGAGATGTGTTCAGAAGCTTTGATGAATCCGGTGGATGGAAAAGTACACGCAACCGCAGTTCGAACATGAACTTTCCATTGCCCAATTTGCACAGGACTTCAGAAAGAGATAGTGCACACTTTGTCTCTCATCCCAGTGGGAGTAGGGTGATGAGAAGAGATGATGCAACTAGTTGTCAAGATTCGGCTTCTAATAATCAAGATTCAGCTTCTATTAGACATCTTTATGGTGTATCTGCAGGGACGAAGGGATCCCCTCTTGGAACTCAATGTCGCCAAATTAATGGACATCGTACTGCACAGAGCACAGTTAAGAAAAGACCAAAGCAGGGACCTGCCTCAGGAAGCCATTGTAAATGTTCTACATCGGTCTCTGATGATGTAGACATCATTTGCCTTGCCTCACCTGAAAGTAGGGTTAATACAAGGTCCACCAGAAACCCAAGTCATGTAGGTACAGCCGTAGAACCAGTGATTGTAGCAGATAGTCCCTCCTCTACCACAAGATATGAAGGCTCTCGTGTTGTATGTGGAAGTAGTAGGAATGAAGATGCTAGAGCCAGTCAAGTAGATGCTGATGAAAGGCTCGCACGGGAACTCCAAGAACAGTTGTACAATGAGGTCCCTTCCTTCGGCGTTGGTGAG ATTGATGAAGATGTAGCCTTGGCTTTAGTGCAGGAGGATTTCCTACATGCTTCCTCTGGATCAGAGAACCAACTACCTGGTCTT AATGGATCATCGGTATCAAACTTACGCAGAAGGCAACCAAGAATTGCTTCCAACATATCTCGTAGAGCTTCTCAAGCTCGGGCGTCTACCTCGAATAGGATGACTAGGTTGAGGAACAGTTTCCCTGGACAACCTCGTACTATCTCATCAGCTAGAGGAAGAAATTCACTGTTTCCTCCTAACATGGATGTGGACATG AGGATGCATATATTGGAAACATTAGAAGCTTTCAGTAATATGGATGTTGACAGTAACCTCCTTCAGACGCAGCGCGACTTCAATGA GAATGACTATGAAATGCTATTGGCCCTTGATGAGAACAACCACCAACATGGTGGTTCATCTGCACGACAAATCAACAACCTGCCACAGTCAACAGTTCAG AATGAGAGTCTTCAAGAACCGTGTGCTGTTTGTCTCGAAACTCCTACCATGGGGGACGTTATCCGCCATCTCCCTTGTTTACACAAGTTTCACAAAGAC TGCATTGATCCATGGCTGAGCAGAAAATCATCATGCCCAGTTTGCAAATGTTTGATATCTTAA
- the LOC129883232 gene encoding uncharacterized protein LOC129883232 isoform X1 codes for MWGVYRKQPLYVPRFMDHVSSDNQLDIPDTPNRLAAKDLNGRRYANVESDLSASGNSGYGNVSAENGNQPNVNGVGRKRLFMRPPRRIPSSMKTECHANSSASSMGDTLPLRNGVPFKDSSTPNSKEKHNLHLAKSGITESKSQLDRSVIDLTKQSGSSTCVFVKAPTFGVQDIAGDEKFRLRSAGMNEHSHLHRITSTPSSSTSKGKETADLVKLGLSKSHGEKDSAIDAQVGARKEGSASLANSPRVIGQKRLVRNGCISPMNIAKAKKPAGMENHSILIHGLTDTSLAASSAGTSSDSAKEMISKDGISSVKGKGVVIHSSPSKERGPTHTSSSDSSRDVFRSFDESGGWKSTRNRSSNMNFPLPNLHRTSERDSAHFVSHPSGSRVMRRDDATSCQDSASNNQDSASIRHLYGVSAGTKGSPLGTQCRQINGHRTAQSTVKKRPKQGPASGSHCKCSTSVSDDVDIICLASPESRVNTRSTRNPSHVGTAVEPVIVADSPSSTTRYEGSRVVCGSSRNEDARASQVDADERLARELQEQLYNEVPSFGVGEIDEDVALALVQEDFLHASSGSENQLPGLNGSSVSNLRRRQPRIASNISRRASQARASTSNRMTRLRNSFPGQPRTISSARGRNSLFPPNMDVDMRMHILETLEAFSNMDVDSNLLQTQRDFNENDYEMLLALDENNHQHGGSSARQINNLPQSTVQNESLQEPCAVCLETPTMGDVIRHLPCLHKFHKDCIDPWLSRKSSCPVCKCLIS; via the exons ATGTGgggggtctatcggaaacagccCCTCTATGtcccaag ATTTATGGATCATGTGAGTAGTGATAATCAATTGGATATTCCTGATACCCCTAATAGATTAGCTGCTAAGGATCTGAATGGGAGGAGGTATGCCAATGTAGAGAGTGATTTGTCTGCATCAGGGAATTCAGGATATGGGAATGTTTCTGCTGAGAATGGGAATCAACCTAATGTCAATGGTGTTGGAAGAAAAAGATTGTTTATGCGTCCTCCAAGAAGAATCCCTAGTTCCATGAAAACTGAATGCCATGCTAATTCATCAGCTTCTAGTATGGGAGATACTTTACCTTTAAGAAATGGTGTTCCATTCAAGGATTCCTCCACTCCTAATTCCAAGGAGAAACATAACTTGCATCTTGCTAAAAGTGGAATCACAGAATCAAAAAGTCAGCTAGACCGTTCTGTCATAGACCTGACAAAGCAAAGTGGGTCGTCAACTTGTGTATTTGTTAAGGCTCCTACATTTGGAGTACAGGATATTGCTGGAGATGAAAAATTTAGATTGCGATCAGCAGGGATGAATGAACACTCTCATTTGCACAGGATAACTTCCACACCATCCAGCAGTACCAGCAAAGGAAAGGAAACTGCTGATTTAGTTAAACTTGGTTTAAGTAAATCTCATGGAGAAAAGGATTCTGCTATTGATGCACAGGTTGGAGCTCGGAAGGAGGGTTCTGCATCTCTTGCTAACTCACCAAGAGTAATTGGGCAGAAAAGATTGGTCCGAAATGGATGTATATCCCCTATGAACATAGCTAAGGCCAAAAAGCCAGCTGGGATGGAGAACCACAGTATTTTAATCCATGGTCTAACTGATACCAGTCTTGCAGCATCATCCGCTGGTACTAGCTCAGATAGTGCTAAAGAAATGATATCTAAAGATGGTATCTCTTCAGTAAAGGGTAAGGGGGTGGTAATCCATTCTTCTCCTTCAAAAGAACGTGGCCCTACACATACATCTAGCAG TGATTCCAGTAGAGATGTGTTCAGAAGCTTTGATGAATCCGGTGGATGGAAAAGTACACGCAACCGCAGTTCGAACATGAACTTTCCATTGCCCAATTTGCACAGGACTTCAGAAAGAGATAGTGCACACTTTGTCTCTCATCCCAGTGGGAGTAGGGTGATGAGAAGAGATGATGCAACTAGTTGTCAAGATTCGGCTTCTAATAATCAAGATTCAGCTTCTATTAGACATCTTTATGGTGTATCTGCAGGGACGAAGGGATCCCCTCTTGGAACTCAATGTCGCCAAATTAATGGACATCGTACTGCACAGAGCACAGTTAAGAAAAGACCAAAGCAGGGACCTGCCTCAGGAAGCCATTGTAAATGTTCTACATCGGTCTCTGATGATGTAGACATCATTTGCCTTGCCTCACCTGAAAGTAGGGTTAATACAAGGTCCACCAGAAACCCAAGTCATGTAGGTACAGCCGTAGAACCAGTGATTGTAGCAGATAGTCCCTCCTCTACCACAAGATATGAAGGCTCTCGTGTTGTATGTGGAAGTAGTAGGAATGAAGATGCTAGAGCCAGTCAAGTAGATGCTGATGAAAGGCTCGCACGGGAACTCCAAGAACAGTTGTACAATGAGGTCCCTTCCTTCGGCGTTGGTGAG ATTGATGAAGATGTAGCCTTGGCTTTAGTGCAGGAGGATTTCCTACATGCTTCCTCTGGATCAGAGAACCAACTACCTGGTCTT AATGGATCATCGGTATCAAACTTACGCAGAAGGCAACCAAGAATTGCTTCCAACATATCTCGTAGAGCTTCTCAAGCTCGGGCGTCTACCTCGAATAGGATGACTAGGTTGAGGAACAGTTTCCCTGGACAACCTCGTACTATCTCATCAGCTAGAGGAAGAAATTCACTGTTTCCTCCTAACATGGATGTGGACATG AGGATGCATATATTGGAAACATTAGAAGCTTTCAGTAATATGGATGTTGACAGTAACCTCCTTCAGACGCAGCGCGACTTCAATGA GAATGACTATGAAATGCTATTGGCCCTTGATGAGAACAACCACCAACATGGTGGTTCATCTGCACGACAAATCAACAACCTGCCACAGTCAACAGTTCAG AATGAGAGTCTTCAAGAACCGTGTGCTGTTTGTCTCGAAACTCCTACCATGGGGGACGTTATCCGCCATCTCCCTTGTTTACACAAGTTTCACAAAGAC TGCATTGATCCATGGCTGAGCAGAAAATCATCATGCCCAGTTTGCAAATGTTTGATATCTTAA